A genomic stretch from Salarias fasciatus chromosome 18, fSalaFa1.1, whole genome shotgun sequence includes:
- the cop1 gene encoding E3 ubiquitin-protein ligase COP1: MSSNRPQQSAGGASSVPSTSSSSSGGSSAGTGNSNGGGGGNAVTSNGNNSGNVVPSRSVTTAGEGSSSVPALAAVPLSRGGFASLSRPSGSSGSRKKSLHQAPLYNGLLNSYEDKSNDFVCPICFEMIEEAHMTKCGHSFCFKCIRQSLEDSNRCPKCNYTVDNVDQLYPNFLVNELILKQKQRSEEKRLKLDHPNGSRWQVFQDVLSPDQENLDLANVNLMLELLVQKKKQLEAESQAAQRQILMEFLKEARRNKREQLEQLQKELNFLEDDIKRVEEMSGLYSPMMEAECTVPNVEAPSPAPSCSSIIEPPDYNQPPGFGGTTQGKRQTWYNSTLASRRKRLTAHFEDLEQCYFSNKMSRITDEGRNLNQLDDFMECLSKFTRYNSVRPLATLSYASDLYNGSSIVSSIEFDRDCDYFAIAGVTKKIKVFEYGTVIQDAVDIHYPVNEMTCNSKISCISWSSYHKNLLASSDYEGTVILWDGFTGQRSKVYQEHEKRCWSVDFNLMDPKLLASGSDDAKVKLWSTNLDNSVASIEAKANVCCVKFSPTSRYHLAFGCADHCVHYYDLRNTKQPIMVFKGHRKAVSYAKFVNGEEIVSASTDSQLKLWNVNKPHCLRSFKGHINEKNFVGLASNGDYVACGSENNSLYLYYKGLSKTLLTFKFDTVKSVLDKDKKEDDTNEFVSAVCWRALPDGESNVLIAANSQGTIKVLELV; the protein is encoded by the exons ATGTCAAGCAACCGGCCTCAGCAAAGCGCCGGTGGGGCGAGTTCAGTACCGAGCACgagtagcagcagcagcggcggcagctccGCGGGCACCGGGAACTCTAACGGTGGCGGCGGGGGCAACGCCGTCACAAGCAATGGCAACAATTCTGGAAATGTTGTGCCCTCCCGGTCCGTGACAACCGCCGGCGAGGGCAGCTCGTCGGTGCCAGCTCTGGCCGCCGTGCCGCTGTCCCGGGGCGGCTTTGCCTCCCTGAGCAGACCCTCTGGCTCATCCggcagcagaaagaaatccCTCCATCAAGCTCCCCTATACAACGGCCTCTTGAATTCATATGAGGATAAAAGCAACGACTTTGTTTG TCCCATTTGCTTTGAAATGATAGAGGAGGCACACATGACGAAGTGTGGACACAGTTTTTG TTTCAAGTGCATTCGCCAGAGCTTGGAGGATAGTAACAGATGTCCTAAATGTAATTATACTGTTGATAATGTGGATCAGCTTTACCCAAACTTTCTTG TTAATGAACTGATCCTCAAACAGAAACAACGGTCAGAGGAAAAGAGACTAAAATTAGATCATCCT AATGGGTCTAGGTGGCAGGTCTTTCAGGATGTTTTGAGTCCTGATCAGGAAAACTTGGACCTTGCAAATGTCAACCTCATGCTGGAGCTTCTGgttcagaagaagaaacagctggaggCG GAATCCCAAGCAGCTCAGAGACAGATCCTCATGGAGTTCCTTAAAGAAGCCAGAAGAAACAAGAGAGAG CAACTCGAGCAACTACAGAAAGAGCTCAACTTTCTCGAAGACGACATAAAACGTGTTGAG GAGATGAGCGGGCTATACTCCCCAATGATGGAGGCAGAGTGTACGGTTCCTAATGTCGAGGCTCCATCTCCTGCACCAAG ctgCAGTAGTATTATTGAACCTCCTGACTACAACCAGCCTCCTGGGTTTGGCGGAACAACCCAG GGTAAAAGACAGACTTGGTACAACAGCACGCTGGCATCAAGAAGAAAGAGGCTTACGGCTCATTTTGAGGATTTGGAGCAGTGCTATTTCTCCAACAAAATGTCTCGCATCACAG ATGAGGGCAGGAACCTGAACCAGCTGGATGATTTCATGGAGTGTTTGTCCAAGTTCACTCGCTACAACTCTGTGCGGCCGCTGGCCACCCTCTCTTATGCCAGTGACCTTTATAACGGCTCCAGTATTGTCTctag TATTGAGTTTGACCGTGACTGTGATTACTTTGCCATCGCTGGCGTGACCAAGAAGATCAAGGTGTTTGAATATGGCACTGTCATCCAGGATGCAGTGGACATCCACTACCCCGTCAATGAAATGACCTGCAATTCCAAAATCAG CTGTATCAGCTGGAGCAGTTATCACAAGAACCTTCTGGCCAGCAGTGACTATGAGGGAACCGTTATTCTGTGGGATGGTTTCACTGGCCAGAGGTCCAAAGTCTACCAG GAACATGAAAAAAGGTGTTGGAGTGTTGACTTCAATCTGATGGACCCCAAACTGTTAGCCTCTGGCTCCGATGACGCTAAAG TTAAGTTGTGGTCAACCAACCTTGACAACTCGGTGGCCAGCATCGAGGCAAAGGCCAACGTTTGCTGCGTTAAGTTCAGCCCAACTTCCAGATATCATCTGGCTTTTGGTTGTGCAG ACCACTGTGTCCACTACTACGATCTACGCAACACTAAGCAGCCAATCATGGTGTTTAAAGGCCACAGGAAAGCCGTGTCTTACGCCAAGTTTGTCAATGGAGAGGAGATTGTCTCTGC GTCAACGGACAGTCAGCTGAAGCTGTGGAATGTCAACAAGCCTCACTGCCTGCGCTCCTTCAAGGGTCACATCAACGAGAAGAACTTCGTCGGCCTGGCATCCAATGGAGACTACGTGGCCTGTG gCAGTGAGAACAACTCCCTGTATCTATACTACAAAGGACTTTCCAAGACGCTGTTAACGTTTAAGTTTGACACAGTGAAGAGCGTTCTAGACAAGGACAAGAAGGAAGACGACACCAATGAGTTTGTTAGTGCCGTCTGCTGGAGGGCCTTGCCTGATGGA GAGTCTAATGTACTGATTGCTGCCAACAGTCAAGGAACAAtcaag GTGCTTGAGCTCGTCTGA